The following are encoded in a window of Deltaproteobacteria bacterium genomic DNA:
- a CDS encoding IS3 family transposase → MEVWYNRQRTHSSLDYMSPVDYETKSLKSA, encoded by the coding sequence ATCGAAGTCTGGTACAATCGGCAGCGAACTCACTCTTCGCTTGATTACATGTCACCAGTCGACTACGAAACGAAATCTCTCAAGTCCGCATAA